A part of Amphiprion ocellaris isolate individual 3 ecotype Okinawa chromosome 16, ASM2253959v1, whole genome shotgun sequence genomic DNA contains:
- the prepl gene encoding prolyl endopeptidase-like isoform X1: MAVLSSLLFSSARLLATSRLLFRELAVETRITWQCLSVQRCYTSDTAVSSADHLSSGLERYKDLQKYFSRRLKAAYRRFSNIPDHSMVFGHHHMYFIEEDGIYRMDRRQSDLEPEQVLNLGQVSGGQENEERKQRFQWTVQRIRLSPQEKHLAATLKFSHREELRCVVVRLGKRHFLPVDPQPVVLTLEKVFSFEWATDDVLFYATLEELRSSAVFRLDLTSSGSRITHVYEETQPDVFVEVALSRDRQILTINCNSRNSSEVLLCDITRSHLEPFLVQPRQLDLLYHVEHWRKWLIMLANTGPGQEYQVVKAPLSEPSMVSWNSLYAPDPGTVIKDMDIVGDHCVLVATTPVSQLALIVVPLTHPKEAYTVPLPSWTCALETKKPGLAEKQNVLEFLISSPVHPPVPYCLYPENGLLLSATGDGSSPENLDNYMTTRFEACSQDGTLVPVTLFHELPVESLRQVPLLVHVYGAYGRDLNMDFCPEKKMLLEQGWILAYCHIRGGGERGLTWQRQARVEGKQRGVEDLQACLHHLFSSGVSSPSLTALTACSAGAVPVGALCNRHPHMIRAVTLQAPFLDVLATMQDPSLPLTLEDRDEWGDPVGNPKHRHIITSYCPFHNITPQHYPSMLLTAYSGDARVPLAGIIKYTEQLKKVIHTHLSMQPKSECEPAPNIVLNIQPGANHLGPEDFEQLLEEEALKLAFLYTELSLDPPRPPRRRKR, from the exons ATGGCTGTTCTGTCgtctctgctgttttcttccGCTCGTCTCCTCGCAACTTCTCGATTACTGTTTCGGGAACTGGCAGTTGAAACACGGATAACATGGCAGTGCTTGTCAGTCCAGCGTTGTTACACGTCG GACACTGCAGTCTCATCAGCTGATCATCTCAGCTCTGGACTTGAGAGGTACAAGGACTTACAGAAATATTTCAGCCGGAGACTGAAGGCAGCTTACCGCAGGTTCTCCAATATACCCGATCACTCAATG GTATTTGGCCATCACCATATGTATTTCATTGAAGAGGATGGCATCTACAGAATGGACAGGAGACAGA GTGATCTGGAGCCAGAGCAGGTGTTAAATCTAGGACAAGTCTCTGGAGGGCAGGAGAATGAAGAGAGGAAGCAAAGGTTTCAGTGGACAGTCCAGAGAATCCGTCTGTCCCCACAGGAGAAGCATCTTGCTGCCACACTGAAGTTTAGTCACAGAGAAGAGCTGAG ATGTGTAGTTGTGAGGCTTGGAAAGAGACATTTCCTCCCTGTGGATCCCCAACCCGTCGTACTCACACTGGAGAAAGTCTTCAGCTTTG AGTGGGCCACAGATGATGTCCTGTTTTACGCAACTCTGGAGGAGCTTCGTTCCAGTGCAGTGTTTCGTCTGGATCTGACCTCCAGTGGCAGCAGGATAACCCATGTGTATGAGGAAACACAGCCCGA TGTGTTTGTGGAGGTTGCCCTGTCCAGAGACCGACAGATCCTGACAATCAACTGCAACAGCAGGAACAGTTCAGAGGTGCTGCTATGTGATATAACAAGATCCCACTTGGAGCCTTTTTTGGTTCAGCCGCGCCAGCTGGACCTCCTATACCATGTGGAACACTGGAGGAAGTGGCTTATTATGCTGGCTAATACAGGGCCTGGACAAGAATATCAG GTCGTGAAGGCCCCTCTCTCCGAGCCATCCATGGTCTCCTGGAACTCTTTGTATGCTCCTGACCCTGGCACTGTAATTAAAGACATGGATATAGTTGGAGACCATTGTGTGTTGGTTGCAACAACACCAGTCAGTCAACTTGCCCTGATCGTGGTCCCATTGACTCATCCCAAAGAGGCATACACTGTACCG CTCCCCTCCTGGACTTGTGCCCTTGAAACCAAGAAACCGGGCTTggcagagaaacaaaatgtgcTAGAATTCCTGATCTCATCTCCAGTCCACCCACCGGTGCCGTACTGTCTGTACCCCGAGAATGGGCTCCTTTTATCAGCCACTGGAGATGGGTCCTCACCAGAGAACCTGGACAATTATATGACCACACGCTTTGAGGCCTGCAGCCAA GATGGTACATTGGTGCCAGTGACATTGTTTCATGAATTACCTGTGGAGAGTCTGAGACAGGTGCCACTGCTCGTCCATGTCTATGGAGCTTATGGCAGAGATCTTAACATGGACTTCTGCccggaaaaaaaaatgctactgGAGCAAGGCTGGATTCTGGCCTACTGCCACATCAG AGGTGGAGGTGAGCGTGGACTTACATGGCAAAGACAAGCCCGTGTGGAGGGGAAGCAGAGAGGAGTGGAGGACCTCCAAGCCTGTCTCCATCACCTTTTCTCTTCAGGAGTTTCCTCTCCTTCACTTACTGCCCTTACAGCCTGCAGTGCTGGAGCAGTGCCAGTGGGAGCACTGTGCAACAGACACCCACACATGATACGGGCTGTCACACTGCAG GCTCCTTTTCTGGATGTGTTGGCAACCATGCAGGATCCCAGCCTGCCTTTAACTTTGGAGGATAGAGATGAATGGGGGGACCCAGTGGGAAACCCAAAACACAGACATATCATCACCTCCTACTGCCCCTTTCACAACATTACACCTCAG CACTACCCATCAATGCTGCTGACGGCCTACAGTGGTGATGCCAGGGTTCCTCTGGCAGGAATCATCAAATACACTGAACAGCTGAAGAAAGTCATTCATACACACTTGAGCATGCAGCCGAAGTCAG
- the prepl gene encoding prolyl endopeptidase-like isoform X2, with translation MVFGHHHMYFIEEDGIYRMDRRQSDLEPEQVLNLGQVSGGQENEERKQRFQWTVQRIRLSPQEKHLAATLKFSHREELRCVVVRLGKRHFLPVDPQPVVLTLEKVFSFEWATDDVLFYATLEELRSSAVFRLDLTSSGSRITHVYEETQPDVFVEVALSRDRQILTINCNSRNSSEVLLCDITRSHLEPFLVQPRQLDLLYHVEHWRKWLIMLANTGPGQEYQVVKAPLSEPSMVSWNSLYAPDPGTVIKDMDIVGDHCVLVATTPVSQLALIVVPLTHPKEAYTVPLPSWTCALETKKPGLAEKQNVLEFLISSPVHPPVPYCLYPENGLLLSATGDGSSPENLDNYMTTRFEACSQDGTLVPVTLFHELPVESLRQVPLLVHVYGAYGRDLNMDFCPEKKMLLEQGWILAYCHIRGGGERGLTWQRQARVEGKQRGVEDLQACLHHLFSSGVSSPSLTALTACSAGAVPVGALCNRHPHMIRAVTLQAPFLDVLATMQDPSLPLTLEDRDEWGDPVGNPKHRHIITSYCPFHNITPQHYPSMLLTAYSGDARVPLAGIIKYTEQLKKVIHTHLSMQPKSECEPAPNIVLNIQPGANHLGPEDFEQLLEEEALKLAFLYTELSLDPPRPPRRRKR, from the exons ATG GTATTTGGCCATCACCATATGTATTTCATTGAAGAGGATGGCATCTACAGAATGGACAGGAGACAGA GTGATCTGGAGCCAGAGCAGGTGTTAAATCTAGGACAAGTCTCTGGAGGGCAGGAGAATGAAGAGAGGAAGCAAAGGTTTCAGTGGACAGTCCAGAGAATCCGTCTGTCCCCACAGGAGAAGCATCTTGCTGCCACACTGAAGTTTAGTCACAGAGAAGAGCTGAG ATGTGTAGTTGTGAGGCTTGGAAAGAGACATTTCCTCCCTGTGGATCCCCAACCCGTCGTACTCACACTGGAGAAAGTCTTCAGCTTTG AGTGGGCCACAGATGATGTCCTGTTTTACGCAACTCTGGAGGAGCTTCGTTCCAGTGCAGTGTTTCGTCTGGATCTGACCTCCAGTGGCAGCAGGATAACCCATGTGTATGAGGAAACACAGCCCGA TGTGTTTGTGGAGGTTGCCCTGTCCAGAGACCGACAGATCCTGACAATCAACTGCAACAGCAGGAACAGTTCAGAGGTGCTGCTATGTGATATAACAAGATCCCACTTGGAGCCTTTTTTGGTTCAGCCGCGCCAGCTGGACCTCCTATACCATGTGGAACACTGGAGGAAGTGGCTTATTATGCTGGCTAATACAGGGCCTGGACAAGAATATCAG GTCGTGAAGGCCCCTCTCTCCGAGCCATCCATGGTCTCCTGGAACTCTTTGTATGCTCCTGACCCTGGCACTGTAATTAAAGACATGGATATAGTTGGAGACCATTGTGTGTTGGTTGCAACAACACCAGTCAGTCAACTTGCCCTGATCGTGGTCCCATTGACTCATCCCAAAGAGGCATACACTGTACCG CTCCCCTCCTGGACTTGTGCCCTTGAAACCAAGAAACCGGGCTTggcagagaaacaaaatgtgcTAGAATTCCTGATCTCATCTCCAGTCCACCCACCGGTGCCGTACTGTCTGTACCCCGAGAATGGGCTCCTTTTATCAGCCACTGGAGATGGGTCCTCACCAGAGAACCTGGACAATTATATGACCACACGCTTTGAGGCCTGCAGCCAA GATGGTACATTGGTGCCAGTGACATTGTTTCATGAATTACCTGTGGAGAGTCTGAGACAGGTGCCACTGCTCGTCCATGTCTATGGAGCTTATGGCAGAGATCTTAACATGGACTTCTGCccggaaaaaaaaatgctactgGAGCAAGGCTGGATTCTGGCCTACTGCCACATCAG AGGTGGAGGTGAGCGTGGACTTACATGGCAAAGACAAGCCCGTGTGGAGGGGAAGCAGAGAGGAGTGGAGGACCTCCAAGCCTGTCTCCATCACCTTTTCTCTTCAGGAGTTTCCTCTCCTTCACTTACTGCCCTTACAGCCTGCAGTGCTGGAGCAGTGCCAGTGGGAGCACTGTGCAACAGACACCCACACATGATACGGGCTGTCACACTGCAG GCTCCTTTTCTGGATGTGTTGGCAACCATGCAGGATCCCAGCCTGCCTTTAACTTTGGAGGATAGAGATGAATGGGGGGACCCAGTGGGAAACCCAAAACACAGACATATCATCACCTCCTACTGCCCCTTTCACAACATTACACCTCAG CACTACCCATCAATGCTGCTGACGGCCTACAGTGGTGATGCCAGGGTTCCTCTGGCAGGAATCATCAAATACACTGAACAGCTGAAGAAAGTCATTCATACACACTTGAGCATGCAGCCGAAGTCAG